One window from the genome of Alkalihalobacillus sp. LMS6 encodes:
- the argR gene encoding transcriptional regulator AhrC/ArgR — protein MTKGQRHIKIREIITNDEIETQDDLVDQLRNDGYNVTQATVSRDIKELHLVKVPMQDGRYKYSLPADQKFNPQQKLKRMLTDSFISIDQSGNLVVMKAMPGNANAIAVLIDNLDWPELMGTICGDDTILIICRTEKNGETVTERFLNML, from the coding sequence ATGACTAAAGGACAACGCCATATAAAAATTAGAGAAATTATTACGAATGATGAAATTGAAACGCAAGATGATTTAGTCGATCAATTAAGAAATGATGGCTATAATGTTACACAAGCAACAGTTTCAAGAGATATTAAGGAACTTCATTTAGTGAAAGTACCCATGCAGGATGGACGCTATAAATACAGTTTACCGGCTGATCAAAAATTTAATCCTCAGCAAAAACTTAAACGAATGTTAACGGATAGCTTTATTAGTATTGATCAATCAGGCAATTTAGTTGTGATGAAAGCGATGCCTGGGAATGCAAATGCAATAGCGGTGTTAATTGACAATTTAGATTGGCCAGAACTAATGGGGACCATTTGTGGAGATGATACCATTTTAATTATTTGTCGAACGGAAAAAAATGGCGAAACCGTGACAGAGCGATTTTTAAATATGCTTTAG
- a CDS encoding TlyA family RNA methyltransferase, producing the protein MGKKERLDVLLVERGLTETREKAKRSIMAGLVFSEHERLDKPGLKVDSDLPIRIKGDTLKYVSRGGLKLEKALEVFELEIKDKVGLDIGASTGGFTDCALQNDAKSMYAVDVGYNQLAWKIRQDDRVTVMERMNFRYATQSDFTNERPQFASIDVSFISLKLILPPLFDILSDEGDVIALIKPQFEAGREHVGKKGIVRDPLVHKDVIETVLSTAHTIGFSSFGLAFSPITGGDGNIEFLLHLKKRATVEKLDDEEVKRIVDASQALRKKE; encoded by the coding sequence ATGGGAAAAAAAGAAAGGCTTGATGTCCTTCTTGTCGAAAGAGGTTTAACTGAGACGAGGGAAAAAGCGAAAAGAAGCATTATGGCGGGGCTTGTGTTTAGCGAGCATGAACGACTTGATAAGCCTGGTTTAAAAGTCGATTCTGATCTGCCAATACGAATTAAAGGCGATACGTTGAAATATGTAAGTCGCGGTGGGTTGAAGCTAGAAAAGGCCCTCGAAGTCTTTGAACTAGAAATTAAAGATAAAGTGGGACTTGATATTGGTGCATCCACAGGCGGGTTCACTGATTGTGCCCTTCAGAACGATGCCAAATCAATGTATGCGGTGGACGTCGGCTATAATCAACTTGCATGGAAAATTAGACAAGATGACCGTGTAACGGTGATGGAGCGAATGAATTTTCGCTATGCGACACAGTCTGACTTTACGAACGAGCGTCCGCAATTTGCTTCAATCGATGTATCCTTTATATCGCTAAAGTTAATTTTGCCTCCGCTATTTGATATTTTATCTGATGAAGGAGACGTCATTGCGTTAATTAAACCTCAATTTGAAGCAGGAAGAGAACATGTTGGAAAAAAAGGCATTGTTCGCGATCCACTTGTTCATAAAGACGTAATTGAAACGGTTTTATCAACTGCTCATACGATTGGATTTAGTTCATTCGGTCTTGCGTTTTCCCCGATCACAGGTGGAGATGGGAATATTGAGTTTTTGCTTCATTTAAAGAAACGAGCAACCGTTGAAAAACTAGACGATGAAGAAGTGAAGCGAATTGTCGACGCGTCACAAGCGCTTCGAAAAAAAGAATAA